In Rhodamnia argentea isolate NSW1041297 chromosome 4, ASM2092103v1, whole genome shotgun sequence, the following proteins share a genomic window:
- the LOC115728674 gene encoding disease resistance protein L6-like, with translation MRMEWHDPRMEKRQVQRSVRLHREYHASSESIDPRYAHFVYVSYNKNVNLGEKRHVGSHARNYGENHVENYAENSQIENHVERRQIEHHAERSQTGTRAMGWPGLQRDLEMEEHQEFLVCGRQEGHLVKKIVAKVLSELKRAYLVVSDFLVGVDDSVKEVLGMIGTDTDDVKILGIHGMGGTGKTTLAKIVYNKLCGNFDNCCFLADVRATSRAKGIGFLQTRLISYLSKKAHPIINSMDEGIRTIEQRFSGKKVLILLDDVDEKSALTGLLGRQGCFGLGSRILITTRNVLVLMAFRIHFTYLVHGLDPDRSLQLFSRHAFRRDYPPNEKIEQSREIVELAQGLPLALEVMGSTLYGHKGEMWDEYLDNCKKSGPEEIRSKLMISYDVLDLNHRQIFLNIACLFDGYDKSAVIYMWRDCGLYPTESLEVLQMMALIKTREDNKLWMHEQLKDLGKEIVFQESGGQLEKQNRLWNREDALDLLRRKKTNENLEALSLMLKDLSEHRLALEGFPALPNLKFLQGINSFQI, from the exons ATGAGGATGGAGTGGCACGATCCACGGATGGAGAAGAGACAGGTGCAACGGAGCGTGAGGTTGCATCGGGAATATCACGCATCTTCCGAAAGCATCGATCCTCGGTATGCCCATTTTGTTTACGTGAGTTACAATAAAAACGTGAACCTCGGCGAGAAGAGGCACGTTGGGAGCCACGCACGTAACTACGGCGAGAACCACGTTGAGAACTACGCCGAGAATAGCCAGATTGAAAACCACGTTGAGAGGAGACAGATTGAACACCACGCCGAGAGGAGCCAGACCGGAACTCGGGCTATGGGGTGGCCAGGATTGCAGAGGGATCTAGAGATGGAGGAGCACCAAGAATTCCTCGTCTG CGGTAGGCAAGAGGGACATCTGGTTAAAAAAATCGTCGCCAAGGTCCTCAGTGAGCTGAAGAGGGCTTATTTGGTGGTTAGTGACTTCTTAGTTGGTGTTGACGACAGCGTGAAAGAAGTTCTGGGAATGATAGGCACCGACACTGATGACGTTAAAATCTTGGGAATCCACGGAATGGGTGGCACCGGAAAAACTACTCTCGCCAAAATAGTCTATAATAAACTTTGTGGGAATTTTGATAACTGTTGTTTCCTTGCGGATGTCAGAGCAACTTCACGTGCAAAAGGGATTGGGTTTTTGCAGACACGACTAATCTCATACCTCTCCAAAAAGGCACATCCAATCATCAATTCTATGGACGAGGGAATAAGAACGATAGAACAGAGATTTTCAGGAAAGAAGGTTCTTATCCTTCTTGACGATGTTGATGAAAAGAGTGCATTAACTGGACTTTTAGGAAGGCAAGGTTGCTTTGGTCTAGGAAGTCGGATACTTATAACAACAAGAAATGTGCTTGTTTTAATGGCATTCAGAATACATTTTACTTATTTAGTTCATGGCTTGGATCCTGATAGATCCCTTCAGCTGTTCAGCAGGCATGCTTTTAGAAGAGATTACCCTCCAAATGAGAAAATAGAGCAGTCTAGAGAAATTGTGGAGTTAGCCCAAGGTCTTCCGTTGGCTCTAGAAGTTATGGGTTCAACATTATATGGCCATAAAGGAGAAATGTGGGATGAATACTTGGATAATTGTAAAAAAAGTGGCCCCGAGGAAATTAGAAGTAAGTTGATGATAAGTTATGACGTATTAGATCTCAATCACAGACAAATATTTCTCAATATAGCTTGTCTTTTCGATGGATATGATAAGAGTGCAGTAATATACATGTGGAGGGACTGTGGTTTATACCCAACAGAAAGTCTTGAAGTTCTTCAGATGATGGCATTAATTAAAACTAGAGAAGATAACAAGTTGTGGATGCATGAGCAACTCAAAGATCTCGGCAAAGAAATTGTATTTCAAGAAAGTGGTGGGCAATTAGAGAAGCAAAACAGGCTGTGGAATCGCGAAGATGCATTGGACCTACTACGAAGGAAGAAG ACTAATGAAAATCTCGAAGCCCTCAGTCTGATGCTTAAGGATTTGTCAGAGCATCGTTTGGCTCTTGAAGGATTTCCAGCGCTACCAAATCTAAAGTTCCTTC AGGGAATCAACTCCTTCCAAATTTAA